In one Bactrocera dorsalis isolate Fly_Bdor unplaced genomic scaffold, ASM2337382v1 BdCtg155, whole genome shotgun sequence genomic region, the following are encoded:
- the LOC105228956 gene encoding unconventional myosin-Va isoform X2 yields MHLKQVKRGSKIWVPHPEQVWETATVQRDYHKGDITIQIVKDSGTSVELSTKPDGSNLPPLRNPAILIGQNDLTAMSYLHEPAVLHNLKVRFCERQIIYTYCGIILVAINPYAELPLYGPSIIRAYRGRSMGELEPHIFALAEEAYTKLEREKCDLSIIVSGESGAGKTVSAKYAMRYFAAVGGSESETQVERKVLASSPIMEAFGNAKTTRNDNSSRFGKFTKLLFKNNMSVMNLTGATMHTYLLEKSRVVFQAPGERNYHIFYQLCDAREMHPELILDHQDKFEYLKMGNSPHIDRVSDKEQFKETIQAMIVLGFSTLQITDILNILAGILHLGNIIFVPQYKKGTNDVDPDGCDINHNDLHLHVTADMLKINPDELRQWLKTRQIESVNEQVLIPNSISTAQAAKDALAKHIYAKLFQYIVQVINKSLNTASRKQNSFIGVLDIYGFETFEVNSFEQFCINYANEKLQQQFNQHVFKLEQEEYLKEGITWTMIDFYDNQPCIDLIESKLGVLDLLDEECRMPKGSDESWAGKLIEKCNKYPHFEKPRFGTTSFYIKHFSDTVEYDVYGFLEKNRDTVSKELVNVIRQSQMSLCKQLMDMEEIDTLCADAAKVTTLGGRVVISATRQQLTADNRKRIAPSKQHRRSVGSQFRESLSSLISTLHATTPHYVRCIKPNDDKVAFKWEASKIVQQLRACGVLETVRISAAGFPSRWSYHDFYMRYQLLSHRTLVNKNDMKQSCHNIVTKWILDVDKYRFGNTQIFFRAGQVAYLEQVRANLRKKYITIIQSVVRRFIQRRRFQRLQRTALGIQRYARGYLARQKAQQMREEHAAVVISKYARGWLCRRRYLRLRHTICGIQQYARGMLARQRFQAAMDHYRAVQIQRFIRGYLARRAYQKKRRAIIVCQSAVRRFLARRQFKRLKAEAKTISHIQKMYKGLENKIISMQQKIDELNRENVSLKSKSSEISVLKMKLEVKKSLELEVRNLKSIVAEKDNNLAALNKQLETERDEKMQLLEEKDHSEEDWVQQKQVWRMENIELRKQIDQMIEMAKNAEMNTSSRMERTFSEVETYEINEAYQRAIKEKEIIENENYMLKEELSRHQKPNGTRDNNQHSRSVSNASSQNEDDVGYVSAKNTLELRRHQGGENANQISPETFTTIETTSTPKSGQTSLILKLRSILEEEKKKNKQLTEQLERLMKRNNQTEDSIRVSELEVENEKLRSDYDLLRSSINHGSEMNELEAQYQALQEELRRRRDECIQLKAVLQQQSQSLKSFGTTGVSLRGVDLKNLNDNELIEAFQAQKLVNRQLESELSALTEENNAHLADLTRQIDDLRHEKTQLQELLHNGLEQIDESNIEALRQSERYLRYELQRSVLQYSQLQEEMNAMTRKFEALKQGNDKLMFKLKEHGIPQDGNSKENDKKAVTNVSKQKIQNYQGVMKFRSEDLDKILQRLVGDMTPRLAIGLLPGFPAYIIFMCIRYTDLINADDDVRDLLSKFVMQIKKIHRNPNVIEIRSLWLVNSITLLNLLKQYGDVEEYVKFNTEKQNQQQLKNFNLYEYRRVILDIIISLYQVLVKQIQTLLERYIVPAILDNDEIQRNRQVQGMRGRTASMDSTSSPEHGKVAAWKLLINHLEQFYKQFQHFGLDRCYSEQIFHQLLYFICAVALNCLMLRGDICMWETGMIIRYNLGYIEDWVRSKGMSNDVLAPLAPLNQVSQLLQSRKSEQDVQSICDLCTSLNTAQVLKVMKSYKLDDYEGEITNTFLEKLTKKLNERAMIKNDEFTMDQKFIHPFKVVFKYSDVKLEDIELPKHLGLEDLLAKI; encoded by the exons ATGCATTTGAAACAAGTGAAACGC ggGTCCAAAATCTGGGTTCCCCATCCAGAGCAAGTATGGGAGACTGCCACAGTACAGAGGGATTATCACAAAGGCGACATAACCATACAGATCGTCAAAGATTCCGGCACTTCAGTGGAACTTTCTACAAAGCCCGATGGAAGTAATTTGCCACCACTGCGTAATCCCGCTATACTAATCGGGCAAAATGATCTGACGGCTATGTCATATCTGCATGAACCTGCTGTATTACACAATCTAAAGGTACGTTTCTGCGAACGACAAATAATTTACACATACTGTGGCATCATCTTAGTCGCCATAAATCCATATGCCGAATTACCACTCTATGGCCCAAGTATTATACGAGCTTACCGTGGCCGTTCAATGGGCGAATTAGAGCCACACATATTCGCCTTAGCAGAAGAAGCATACACCAAGCTAGAACGTGAGAAATGTGATTTAAGCATAATTGTAAGCGGAGAGTCGGGTGCGGGCAAAACGGTGTCTGCAAAGTATGCAATGCGTTATTTTGCTGCAGTTGGAGGTTCTGAATCCGAAACACAAGTTGAAAGAAAAGTACTCGCATCATCGCCAATCATGGAGGCATTCGGCAATGCAAAGACTACACGCAACGATAATAGTTCACGCTTTGGTAAATTTACGAAActacttttcaaaaataatatgagtGTTATGAATCTTACGGGCGCCacaatgcatacatatttgttggAGAAATCACGTGTTGTATTTCAAGCGCCGGGCGAGCGGAATTATCACATTTTCTATCAACTTTGCGATGCACGTGAAATGCATCCGGAGTTAATATTAG ATCATCAGGATAAGTTTGAGTATCTTAAAATGGGGAACTCGCCACATATTGATAGAGTCTCGGACAAAGAGCAATTCAAAGAAACTATACAGGCTATGATTGTGTTGGGTTTCAGCACATTACAG aTAACAGATATCTTAAACATTCTTGCCGGTATATTGCATTTAggcaatataatatttgtaccACAGTATAAAAAAGGCACTAACGACGTCGATCCAGACGGTTGTGATATCAAT CATAATGATCTACACCTGCATGTGACTGCTGACATGTTAAAAATTAATCCAGATGAGTTGCGTCAATGGTTAAAAACACGTCAAATCGAATCAGTTAACGAGCAAGTGCTTATACCGAACAGCATTAGCACCGCGCAAGCTGCCAAAGATGCGCTCGCAAAGCATATCTATGCGAAACTCTTTCAGTATATTGTACAAGTTATCAATAAGAGCCTAAATACCGCTAGTCGCAAGCAAAACAGTTTCATTGGCGTCTTGGATATTTACGGTTTCGAGACATTCGAAGTTAATTCATTCGAACAATTTTGCATTAACTATGCAAATGagaaattgcaacaacaattcaatCAACATGTATTCAAATTGGAACAAGAGGAATATTTGAAAGAAGGCATAACATGGACAATGATAGACTTTTATGATAATCAGCCCTGCATAGACTTAATAGAATCGAAGCTGGGCGTGCTAGATCTCCTAGATGAGGAATGTAGG ATGCCCAAAGGCAGTGACGAGAGTTGGGCTGGCAAACTGattgaaaaatgcaataaatatccACATTTTGAAAAACCACGCTTCGGCACTACAA GCTTTTACATCAAACATTTCTCCGATACGGTTGAATATGATGTTTATGGTTTTCTGGAAAAGAATCGTGATACCGTATCGAAAGAGCTGGTTAATGTTATACGGCAATCGCAGATGTCGCTATGCAAACAATTAATGGATATGGAGGAAATTGATACGCTGTGCGCAGACGCCGCAAAAGTGACAACGTTAGGTGGACGTGTGGTGATCAGCGCAACTAGGCAACAG TTAACTGCCGACAACCGCAAGCGA ATCGCGCCATCAAAGCAACATCGCCGTTCGGTTGGCTCACAATTTAGAGAGAGTCTTTCATCGCTCATATCTACTTTGCATGCAACAACACCGCATTACGTGCGCTGCATAAAG CCGAACGATGACAAAGTGGCCTTCAAGTGGGAGGCTTCAAAAATCGTACAACAACTGCGCGCATGTGGCGTACTCGAAACGGTACGCATCTCAGCCGCTGGTTTCCCATCACGTTGGTCCTACCATGACTTTTATATGCGCTACCAATTGCTGTCCCACCGCACGTTGGTCAACAAAAATGACATGAAGCAGTCGTGTCACAATATTGTGACTAAATGGATACTCGACGTGGACAAGTATCGTTTCGGCAATACGCAAATATTCTTTCGAGCCGGTCAGGTAGCCTACCTGGAACAGGTGCGCGCAAATCTGCGCAAGAAATACATAACGATCATACAGTCGGTGGTGCGACGCTTCATACAGCGTCGACGGTTTCAGCGTTTGCAGCGGACGGCGCTCGGTATACAGCGTTATGCACGCGGCTATTTGGCTCGCCAGAAAGCGCAACAAATGCGCGAAGAGCATGCGGCTGTTGTCATATCGAAATATGCGCGCGGCTGGTTGTGTCGTCGACGTTACCTTCGTCTACGCCACACAATTTGCGGCATACAACAGTATGCGCGTGGTATGCTGGCACGCCAACGCTTCCAGGCCGCCATGGATCACTATCGCGCTGTGCAAATTCAACGCTTCATACGCGGCTACTTGGCGAGACGCGCTTATCAGAAGAAACGACGCGCTATCATTGTCTGCCAGTCGGCGGTGCGGCGTTTCCTGGCGCGTCGTCAATTCAAGCGACTGAAGGCGGAAGCGAAAACCATTTCGCATATACAGAAAATGTACAAAGGTCTCGAGAACAAGATCATATCAATGCAACAGAAGATTGACGAGCTGAATCGCGAGAATGTTAGCTTGAAGTCGAAATCCAGCGAAATTTCCGTATTGAA aatGAAACTTGAAGTGAAGAAATCACTGGAACTTGAAGTGCGTAATCTGAAATCGATCGTCGCTGAAAAGGATAACAATTTGGCGGCATTGAATAAGCAATTGGAAACTGAACGTGATGAAAAAATGCAATTACTCGAGGAGAAAGATCACTCTGAGGAGGATTGGGTGCAACAGAAGCAAGTGTGGCGCATGGAAAATATCGAATTGCGCAAACAGATCGATCAAATGATCGAAATGGCGAAAAATGCCGAAATGAACACCAGTTCGCGTATGGAACGTACATTCTCTGAAGTTGAAACCTACGAAATTAATGAGGCCTACCAGCGTGCAATCAAAGAAAAAGAGAttatagaaaatgaaaattacatGCTGAAGGAGGAGTTGAGTCGCCATCAGAAACCGAATGGCACACGTGATAATAATCAACATTCACGTTCGGTTAGTAATGCTTCGAGTCAAAATGAAGACGACGTCGGCTATGTTTCCGCCAAGAATACACTCGAACTGCGGCGCCATCAAGGTGGAGAGAATGCCAATCAGATATCACCGGAAACCTTTACGACAATcg AAACTACGTCAACGCCGAAATCGGGTCAAACGAGTCTGATTTTGAAATTGCGCAGCATACTCGAagaggagaaaaagaaaaacaagcaGTTAACTGAACAATTAGAGCGGCTGATGAAGCGAAATAATCAAACAGAAGACTCTATACG CGTTTCCGAACTGGAGGTGGAGAATGAGAAACTACGCAGCGACTATGATCTTTTGCGCAGCAGCATCAATCATGGCTCGGAAATGAACGAATTAGAAG CTCAATATCAAGCGTTGCAAGAGGAACTCCGACGTCGTCGTGATGAGTGTATCCAGCTAAAAGCTGTTCTACAACAGCAAAGTCAATCATTGAAGTCATTCGGTACCACAGGCGTTTCGTTGCGTGGCGTGGATTTGAAGAATTTGAATGATAATGAATTGATCGAGGCTTTCCAAGCACAGAAGCTGGTCAATCG ACAATTGGAATCCGAGTTGAGCGCTTTAACCGAAGAGAATAACGCACATCTCGCCGATCTAACACGACAAATTGATGATTTGCGTCACGAAAAGACCCAACTACAGGAACTGCTACATAATGGACTAGAGCAAATCGATGAAAGCAATATTGAGGCATTGCGTCAGAGTGAACGGTATCTGCGTTATGAGTTGCAACGTTCGGTATTACAATATTCACAGCTACAG GAGGAAATGAATGCCATGACTCGCAAATTTGAGGCGCTTAAACAGGGCAATGACAAGCTAATGTTCAAACTAAAGGAGCACGGCATTCCTCAAGATGGTAATAGCAAGGAAAATGATAAAAAGGCCGTGACTAATGTCAGCAAGCAGAAGATACAAAATTATCAAG GTGTCATGAAGTTCCGCAGTGAAGATCTCGATAAGATTCTGCAACGTCTAGTAGGAGACATGACGCCACGTTTGGCTATTGGATTGTTACCTGGTTTCCCTGCGTATATAATATTCATGTGCATACG TTATACTGATCTTATAAATGCTGATGACGATGTACGCGATCTGCTGAGCAAATTCGTGatgcaaatcaaaaaaatacaCCGTAACCCAAATGTAATCGAAATACGTTCACTTTGGTTGGTGAATTCCATCAC ACTTCTCAATTTATTGAAACAATATGGTGACGTTGAGGAATATGTTAAATTCAATAcggaaaaacaaaatcaacaacaactaaaGAACTTCAATCTGTACGAGTATCGGCGCGTAATATTAGACATAATTATTAGTTTATACCAGGTGTTGGTGAAGCAGATACAAACCCTTTTGGAGCGTTATATCGTACCAGCCATACTCGATAATGACGAAATCCAACGCAATCGGCAAGTACAAGGTATGCGCGGTCGTACTGCCTCAATGGATTCAACGTCATCACCCGAGCATGGTAAAGTAGCTGCCTGGAAGCTGCTCATCAATCACCTGGAACAATTTTATAAGCAATTCCAACACTTCGGCTTAGATCGTTGTTACTCAGAACAGATTTTCCATCAATTATTGTATTTCATTTGTGCGGTTGCACTAAATTGTTTAATGTTACGTGGTGATATTTGTATGTGGGAGACTGGCATGATCATACGTTACAATTTGGGTTATATTGAGGATTGGGTGCGGAGCAAGGGAATG TCAAATGATGTGTTGGCACCATTGGCGCCACTGAATCAAGTATCACAGTTGTTGCAATCACGCAAGAGCGAACAAGATGTACAAAGTATTTGTGATTTGTGCACATCGTTGAATACGGCGCAAGTGTTGAAG GTTATGAAATCATACAAACTGGATGATTATGAAGGTGAAATAACGAATACGTTTTTGGAGAAACTAACCAAAAAGCTAAACGAACGTGCAATG aTTAAAAACGACGAATTTACTATGGATCAGAAATTCATACATCCCTTCAAAGTGGTTTTCAAGTATAGTGATGTCAAATTGGAGGATATTGAATTGCCGAAACATTTGGGCCTGGAAGACCTATTagcgaaaatttaa
- the LOC105228956 gene encoding unconventional myosin-Va isoform X3, which produces MSNEDMLYAKGSKIWVPHPEQVWETATVQRDYHKGDITIQIVKDSGTSVELSTKPDGSNLPPLRNPAILIGQNDLTAMSYLHEPAVLHNLKVRFCERQIIYTYCGIILVAINPYAELPLYGPSIIRAYRGRSMGELEPHIFALAEEAYTKLEREKCDLSIIVSGESGAGKTVSAKYAMRYFAAVGGSESETQVERKVLASSPIMEAFGNAKTTRNDNSSRFGKFTKLLFKNNMSVMNLTGATMHTYLLEKSRVVFQAPGERNYHIFYQLCDAREMHPELILDHQDKFEYLKMGNSPHIDRVSDKEQFKETIQAMIVLGFSTLQITDILNILAGILHLGNIIFVPQYKKGTNDVDPDGCDINHNDLHLHVTADMLKINPDELRQWLKTRQIESVNEQVLIPNSISTAQAAKDALAKHIYAKLFQYIVQVINKSLNTASRKQNSFIGVLDIYGFETFEVNSFEQFCINYANEKLQQQFNQHVFKLEQEEYLKEGITWTMIDFYDNQPCIDLIESKLGVLDLLDEECRMPKGSDESWAGKLIEKCNKYPHFEKPRFGTTSFYIKHFSDTVEYDVYGFLEKNRDTVSKELVNVIRQSQMSLCKQLMDMEEIDTLCADAAKVTTLGGRVVISATRQQIAPSKQHRRSVGSQFRESLSSLISTLHATTPHYVRCIKPNDDKVAFKWEASKIVQQLRACGVLETVRISAAGFPSRWSYHDFYMRYQLLSHRTLVNKNDMKQSCHNIVTKWILDVDKYRFGNTQIFFRAGQVAYLEQVRANLRKKYITIIQSVVRRFIQRRRFQRLQRTALGIQRYARGYLARQKAQQMREEHAAVVISKYARGWLCRRRYLRLRHTICGIQQYARGMLARQRFQAAMDHYRAVQIQRFIRGYLARRAYQKKRRAIIVCQSAVRRFLARRQFKRLKAEAKTISHIQKMYKGLENKIISMQQKIDELNRENVSLKSKSSEISVLKMKLEVKKSLELEVRNLKSIVAEKDNNLAALNKQLETERDEKMQLLEEKDHSEEDWVQQKQVWRMENIELRKQIDQMIEMAKNAEMNTSSRMERTFSEVETYEINEAYQRAIKEKEIIENENYMLKEELSRHQKPNGTRDNNQHSRSVSNASSQNEDDVGYVSAKNTLELRRHQGGENANQISPETFTTIETTSTPKSGQTSLILKLRSILEEEKKKNKQLTEQLERLMKRNNQTEDSIRVSELEVENEKLRSDYDLLRSSINHGSEMNELEAQYQALQEELRRRRDECIQLKAVLQQQSQSLKSFGTTGVSLRGVDLKNLNDNELIEAFQAQKLVNRQLESELSALTEENNAHLADLTRQIDDLRHEKTQLQELLHNGLEQIDESNIEALRQSERYLRYELQRSVLQYSQLQEEMNAMTRKFEALKQGNDKLMFKLKEHGIPQDGNSKENDKKAVTNVSKQKIQNYQGVMKFRSEDLDKILQRLVGDMTPRLAIGLLPGFPAYIIFMCIRYTDLINADDDVRDLLSKFVMQIKKIHRNPNVIEIRSLWLVNSITLLNLLKQYGDVEEYVKFNTEKQNQQQLKNFNLYEYRRVILDIIISLYQVLVKQIQTLLERYIVPAILDNDEIQRNRQVQGMRGRTASMDSTSSPEHGKVAAWKLLINHLEQFYKQFQHFGLDRCYSEQIFHQLLYFICAVALNCLMLRGDICMWETGMIIRYNLGYIEDWVRSKGMSNDVLAPLAPLNQVSQLLQSRKSEQDVQSICDLCTSLNTAQVLKVMKSYKLDDYEGEITNTFLEKLTKKLNERAMIKNDEFTMDQKFIHPFKVVFKYSDVKLEDIELPKHLGLEDLLAKI; this is translated from the exons ATGTCGAACGAAGACATGTTATATGCAAAG ggGTCCAAAATCTGGGTTCCCCATCCAGAGCAAGTATGGGAGACTGCCACAGTACAGAGGGATTATCACAAAGGCGACATAACCATACAGATCGTCAAAGATTCCGGCACTTCAGTGGAACTTTCTACAAAGCCCGATGGAAGTAATTTGCCACCACTGCGTAATCCCGCTATACTAATCGGGCAAAATGATCTGACGGCTATGTCATATCTGCATGAACCTGCTGTATTACACAATCTAAAGGTACGTTTCTGCGAACGACAAATAATTTACACATACTGTGGCATCATCTTAGTCGCCATAAATCCATATGCCGAATTACCACTCTATGGCCCAAGTATTATACGAGCTTACCGTGGCCGTTCAATGGGCGAATTAGAGCCACACATATTCGCCTTAGCAGAAGAAGCATACACCAAGCTAGAACGTGAGAAATGTGATTTAAGCATAATTGTAAGCGGAGAGTCGGGTGCGGGCAAAACGGTGTCTGCAAAGTATGCAATGCGTTATTTTGCTGCAGTTGGAGGTTCTGAATCCGAAACACAAGTTGAAAGAAAAGTACTCGCATCATCGCCAATCATGGAGGCATTCGGCAATGCAAAGACTACACGCAACGATAATAGTTCACGCTTTGGTAAATTTACGAAActacttttcaaaaataatatgagtGTTATGAATCTTACGGGCGCCacaatgcatacatatttgttggAGAAATCACGTGTTGTATTTCAAGCGCCGGGCGAGCGGAATTATCACATTTTCTATCAACTTTGCGATGCACGTGAAATGCATCCGGAGTTAATATTAG ATCATCAGGATAAGTTTGAGTATCTTAAAATGGGGAACTCGCCACATATTGATAGAGTCTCGGACAAAGAGCAATTCAAAGAAACTATACAGGCTATGATTGTGTTGGGTTTCAGCACATTACAG aTAACAGATATCTTAAACATTCTTGCCGGTATATTGCATTTAggcaatataatatttgtaccACAGTATAAAAAAGGCACTAACGACGTCGATCCAGACGGTTGTGATATCAAT CATAATGATCTACACCTGCATGTGACTGCTGACATGTTAAAAATTAATCCAGATGAGTTGCGTCAATGGTTAAAAACACGTCAAATCGAATCAGTTAACGAGCAAGTGCTTATACCGAACAGCATTAGCACCGCGCAAGCTGCCAAAGATGCGCTCGCAAAGCATATCTATGCGAAACTCTTTCAGTATATTGTACAAGTTATCAATAAGAGCCTAAATACCGCTAGTCGCAAGCAAAACAGTTTCATTGGCGTCTTGGATATTTACGGTTTCGAGACATTCGAAGTTAATTCATTCGAACAATTTTGCATTAACTATGCAAATGagaaattgcaacaacaattcaatCAACATGTATTCAAATTGGAACAAGAGGAATATTTGAAAGAAGGCATAACATGGACAATGATAGACTTTTATGATAATCAGCCCTGCATAGACTTAATAGAATCGAAGCTGGGCGTGCTAGATCTCCTAGATGAGGAATGTAGG ATGCCCAAAGGCAGTGACGAGAGTTGGGCTGGCAAACTGattgaaaaatgcaataaatatccACATTTTGAAAAACCACGCTTCGGCACTACAA GCTTTTACATCAAACATTTCTCCGATACGGTTGAATATGATGTTTATGGTTTTCTGGAAAAGAATCGTGATACCGTATCGAAAGAGCTGGTTAATGTTATACGGCAATCGCAGATGTCGCTATGCAAACAATTAATGGATATGGAGGAAATTGATACGCTGTGCGCAGACGCCGCAAAAGTGACAACGTTAGGTGGACGTGTGGTGATCAGCGCAACTAGGCAACAG ATCGCGCCATCAAAGCAACATCGCCGTTCGGTTGGCTCACAATTTAGAGAGAGTCTTTCATCGCTCATATCTACTTTGCATGCAACAACACCGCATTACGTGCGCTGCATAAAG CCGAACGATGACAAAGTGGCCTTCAAGTGGGAGGCTTCAAAAATCGTACAACAACTGCGCGCATGTGGCGTACTCGAAACGGTACGCATCTCAGCCGCTGGTTTCCCATCACGTTGGTCCTACCATGACTTTTATATGCGCTACCAATTGCTGTCCCACCGCACGTTGGTCAACAAAAATGACATGAAGCAGTCGTGTCACAATATTGTGACTAAATGGATACTCGACGTGGACAAGTATCGTTTCGGCAATACGCAAATATTCTTTCGAGCCGGTCAGGTAGCCTACCTGGAACAGGTGCGCGCAAATCTGCGCAAGAAATACATAACGATCATACAGTCGGTGGTGCGACGCTTCATACAGCGTCGACGGTTTCAGCGTTTGCAGCGGACGGCGCTCGGTATACAGCGTTATGCACGCGGCTATTTGGCTCGCCAGAAAGCGCAACAAATGCGCGAAGAGCATGCGGCTGTTGTCATATCGAAATATGCGCGCGGCTGGTTGTGTCGTCGACGTTACCTTCGTCTACGCCACACAATTTGCGGCATACAACAGTATGCGCGTGGTATGCTGGCACGCCAACGCTTCCAGGCCGCCATGGATCACTATCGCGCTGTGCAAATTCAACGCTTCATACGCGGCTACTTGGCGAGACGCGCTTATCAGAAGAAACGACGCGCTATCATTGTCTGCCAGTCGGCGGTGCGGCGTTTCCTGGCGCGTCGTCAATTCAAGCGACTGAAGGCGGAAGCGAAAACCATTTCGCATATACAGAAAATGTACAAAGGTCTCGAGAACAAGATCATATCAATGCAACAGAAGATTGACGAGCTGAATCGCGAGAATGTTAGCTTGAAGTCGAAATCCAGCGAAATTTCCGTATTGAA aatGAAACTTGAAGTGAAGAAATCACTGGAACTTGAAGTGCGTAATCTGAAATCGATCGTCGCTGAAAAGGATAACAATTTGGCGGCATTGAATAAGCAATTGGAAACTGAACGTGATGAAAAAATGCAATTACTCGAGGAGAAAGATCACTCTGAGGAGGATTGGGTGCAACAGAAGCAAGTGTGGCGCATGGAAAATATCGAATTGCGCAAACAGATCGATCAAATGATCGAAATGGCGAAAAATGCCGAAATGAACACCAGTTCGCGTATGGAACGTACATTCTCTGAAGTTGAAACCTACGAAATTAATGAGGCCTACCAGCGTGCAATCAAAGAAAAAGAGAttatagaaaatgaaaattacatGCTGAAGGAGGAGTTGAGTCGCCATCAGAAACCGAATGGCACACGTGATAATAATCAACATTCACGTTCGGTTAGTAATGCTTCGAGTCAAAATGAAGACGACGTCGGCTATGTTTCCGCCAAGAATACACTCGAACTGCGGCGCCATCAAGGTGGAGAGAATGCCAATCAGATATCACCGGAAACCTTTACGACAATcg AAACTACGTCAACGCCGAAATCGGGTCAAACGAGTCTGATTTTGAAATTGCGCAGCATACTCGAagaggagaaaaagaaaaacaagcaGTTAACTGAACAATTAGAGCGGCTGATGAAGCGAAATAATCAAACAGAAGACTCTATACG CGTTTCCGAACTGGAGGTGGAGAATGAGAAACTACGCAGCGACTATGATCTTTTGCGCAGCAGCATCAATCATGGCTCGGAAATGAACGAATTAGAAG CTCAATATCAAGCGTTGCAAGAGGAACTCCGACGTCGTCGTGATGAGTGTATCCAGCTAAAAGCTGTTCTACAACAGCAAAGTCAATCATTGAAGTCATTCGGTACCACAGGCGTTTCGTTGCGTGGCGTGGATTTGAAGAATTTGAATGATAATGAATTGATCGAGGCTTTCCAAGCACAGAAGCTGGTCAATCG ACAATTGGAATCCGAGTTGAGCGCTTTAACCGAAGAGAATAACGCACATCTCGCCGATCTAACACGACAAATTGATGATTTGCGTCACGAAAAGACCCAACTACAGGAACTGCTACATAATGGACTAGAGCAAATCGATGAAAGCAATATTGAGGCATTGCGTCAGAGTGAACGGTATCTGCGTTATGAGTTGCAACGTTCGGTATTACAATATTCACAGCTACAG GAGGAAATGAATGCCATGACTCGCAAATTTGAGGCGCTTAAACAGGGCAATGACAAGCTAATGTTCAAACTAAAGGAGCACGGCATTCCTCAAGATGGTAATAGCAAGGAAAATGATAAAAAGGCCGTGACTAATGTCAGCAAGCAGAAGATACAAAATTATCAAG GTGTCATGAAGTTCCGCAGTGAAGATCTCGATAAGATTCTGCAACGTCTAGTAGGAGACATGACGCCACGTTTGGCTATTGGATTGTTACCTGGTTTCCCTGCGTATATAATATTCATGTGCATACG TTATACTGATCTTATAAATGCTGATGACGATGTACGCGATCTGCTGAGCAAATTCGTGatgcaaatcaaaaaaatacaCCGTAACCCAAATGTAATCGAAATACGTTCACTTTGGTTGGTGAATTCCATCAC ACTTCTCAATTTATTGAAACAATATGGTGACGTTGAGGAATATGTTAAATTCAATAcggaaaaacaaaatcaacaacaactaaaGAACTTCAATCTGTACGAGTATCGGCGCGTAATATTAGACATAATTATTAGTTTATACCAGGTGTTGGTGAAGCAGATACAAACCCTTTTGGAGCGTTATATCGTACCAGCCATACTCGATAATGACGAAATCCAACGCAATCGGCAAGTACAAGGTATGCGCGGTCGTACTGCCTCAATGGATTCAACGTCATCACCCGAGCATGGTAAAGTAGCTGCCTGGAAGCTGCTCATCAATCACCTGGAACAATTTTATAAGCAATTCCAACACTTCGGCTTAGATCGTTGTTACTCAGAACAGATTTTCCATCAATTATTGTATTTCATTTGTGCGGTTGCACTAAATTGTTTAATGTTACGTGGTGATATTTGTATGTGGGAGACTGGCATGATCATACGTTACAATTTGGGTTATATTGAGGATTGGGTGCGGAGCAAGGGAATG TCAAATGATGTGTTGGCACCATTGGCGCCACTGAATCAAGTATCACAGTTGTTGCAATCACGCAAGAGCGAACAAGATGTACAAAGTATTTGTGATTTGTGCACATCGTTGAATACGGCGCAAGTGTTGAAG GTTATGAAATCATACAAACTGGATGATTATGAAGGTGAAATAACGAATACGTTTTTGGAGAAACTAACCAAAAAGCTAAACGAACGTGCAATG aTTAAAAACGACGAATTTACTATGGATCAGAAATTCATACATCCCTTCAAAGTGGTTTTCAAGTATAGTGATGTCAAATTGGAGGATATTGAATTGCCGAAACATTTGGGCCTGGAAGACCTATTagcgaaaatttaa